A genomic stretch from Arachis stenosperma cultivar V10309 chromosome 3, arast.V10309.gnm1.PFL2, whole genome shotgun sequence includes:
- the LOC130968609 gene encoding zinc finger CCCH domain-containing protein 17: MVAQQPQPQPQLQPQPQQPPSSAQDEALKRNTDCVYFLASPLTCKKGNECEYRHSEYARVNPRDCWYWLNGNCLNPKCAFRHPPLDGLLGSPAATAAGPSVPSSQIAATPAAPAAPYNSTKQAVPCIFFQKGLCLKGDRCAFLHGPNPTAGNKAVNQVPVSNQGTETPSLKKPFGSRDKNAQERRSSQGNIPKLVGRLEIKPSPKVETAPQRNNFELVKEKHVAPPPAGFDDEASRFKMRSISPVANGPTAARSNRLHQVRMPDDNSFHNGKDSDEFLRESSPGFDVLVADELRNSDYYHGEDEFGNARGPDERNLDSLNDYDLGHSADYGLARDIDQERFRVPQSYDSYDHMQEPYAWEQHRKAPGHLERRSHRRSDSPDNVEVSDLRHRLSKRRRVNGLKSVVSNDFDSHGDQQSHQFSSRKDSHQLPLNDRFRGRIKLPASGADDNPERESDRGRIRSRLSTGRLPTPHQGRLQDRIRGRVQDDERRNFRERSIGREVMGDRSDFSGPKSLAELKNGRSSDYKEHQSLGKRKSLREQSQSEGDFQFDGPKPLSEILKEKRRVGAGVSSQSEIVHSSDDTAVTNTQNGALPEAKEGAKNHSLINEEETKLQDTDTAGREIDNNEGNRDQSYEDGMIYDEAAEEQEYEGDDQRDGEYDYEQVDEGEYDYEQVDEGENPEQEYMEDEDGDDFAKKIGVMTT, from the exons ATGGTTGCTCAACAGCCTCAGCCTCAGCCTCAGCTACAGCCACAGCCACAGCAACCTCCTTCGTCTGCACAAGACGAGGCTTTGAAGAGGAACACCGATTGCGTCTACTTTCTCGCATCTCCTTTGACATGCAAAAAG GGAAATGAATGTGAGTACCGCCATAGTGAGTATGCTCGGGTAAATCCTAGAGATTGCTGGTATTGGTTGAATGGAAATTGCTTGAACCCCAAATGTGCTTTCCGTCATCCG CCACTTGATGGCTTGTTAGGTTCACCGGCAGCCACTGCTGCTGGGCCATCTGTTCCCTCGTCACAGATTGCAGCGACACCTGCAGCACCTGCAGCGCCTTATAATTCCACTAAACAGGCTGTCCCTTGTATTTTCTTTCAGAAGGGTCTTTGCTTAAAAGGTGACAGATGTGCTTTCTTGCATGGACCAAATCCTACTGCTGGTAACAAAGCTGTTAATCAGGTCCCAGTGTCTAACCAGGGAACTGAGACTCCAAGTCTTAAGAAGCCATTTGGCAGCAGAGATAAAAATGCACAAGAAAGGAGAAGCTCCCAAGGAAACATTCCAAAATTAGTTGGACGTCTTGAAATTAAACCTTCCCCAAAGGTCGAAACTGCTCCACAAAGAAATaattttgaattggtgaaggaGAAGCATGTGGCACCACCACCTGCAGGATTTGATGATGAGGCTTCAAGATTTAAAATGAGAAGTATTTCCCCAGTGGCTAACGGGCCTACTGCTGCCCGTTCAAATCGACTGCATCAAGTCCGTATGCCAGATGATAATAGTTTCCACAATGGTAAGGACAGTGATGAATTCCTCAGAGAATCCTCTCCTGGATTCGATGTTCTTGTAGCTGACGAGCTTAGAAATTCTGATTACTATCATGGGGAAGATGAATTTGGTAATGCAAGAGGTCCAGATGAAAGGAACTTGGACTCTTTGAATGATTATGACTTGGGGCATTCTGCTGATTATGGTTTAGCGCGTGATATTGATCAAGAAAGATTTCGTGTTCCTCAATCCTACGACTCATATGATCACATGCAGGAGCCATACGCTTGGGAGCAGCATAGAAAGGCCCCAGGCCATTTAGAAAGAAGGTCTCACCGCAGATCTGATAGTCCTGACAATGTAGAGGTCTCAGATCTCCGACATCGTTTATCTAAGCGCAGAAGGGTTAACGGTTTGAAATCTGTTGTCTCTAATGACTTTGACAGCCATGGTGATCAACAAAGTCACCAGTTCTCCTCTAGGAAGGATTCGCATCAGTTACCTTTGAATGATCGCTTCCGAGGCAGAATAAAACTTCCAGCAAGTGGTGCCGACGATAACCCAGAGAGGGAATCAGACAGAGGAAGAATTAGGAGCAGATTATCAACTGGAAGGTTGCCAACCCCGCACCAAGGAAGGCTCCAAGACAGAATTAGAGGAAGGGTGCAGGATGATGAGAGGAGAAATTTCAGGGAACGATCAATAGGGAGAGAAGTAATGGGGGACAGAAGTGATTTTTCCGGACCTAAAAGCCTTGCTGAACTTAAGAATGGGAGGAGCTCTGATTATAAGGAGCATCAATCACTGGGAAAGAGGAAGAGTCTAAGGGAACAGTCACAATCAGAAGGTGATTTTCAGTTTGATGGTCCAAAGCCTCTGAGTGAAATTCTGAAGGAAAAGAGAAGAGTTGGAGCTGGTGTATCCTCACAGAGTGAAATTGTTCATAGCTCTGATGATACAGCTGTCACCAACACGCAAAATGGAGCATTGCCTGAGGCCAAGGAAGGTGCCAAGAACCACTCACTAATTAATGAAGAAGAAACCAAGCTTCAGGACACTGATACAGCTGGAAGGGAGATAGATAATAATGAGGGAAATCGTGATCAGTCGTATGAGGATGGAATGATCTATGATGAAGCCGCAGAGGAACAGGAGTATGAAGGGGATGATCAGAGGGATGGAGAGTATGATTATGAGCAAGTTGACGAGGGGGAATATGATTATGAACAAGTTGATGAGGGGGAAAATCCAGAGCAAGAATACATGGAGGATGAAGATGGGGATGACTTTGCTAAGAAGATTGGTGTGATGACTACATAA